The Triticum aestivum cultivar Chinese Yumai mitochondrion, complete genome genomic interval GGACAGTGAGGAAGGTGAGTTGGAAGATATACCTAATGTCAAATGAGACTTTCTCCTCACCAAATTGAAGCGTGAGCTTAGCATCTTTCACATCGATGACAGCCCCTGCAGTAGCTAGAAAAGGTCTCCCCAAAAAAAAATAATAGGAAAGCTCTTATCCTACATCTCCAAGACAACAAAATCAACTGGAAATGCGAAGTTACCAACTATCGCAGGGATATCACCCAAAATGTCTGCCGGATCCTGATCAGCAAGGTGGAGAGTGATGCTAGTCGGCCGTACATCACCCAATGGTAGTGGCTCGTAGACAGTGAAGGGAATCACAGTAGACCCAAGACCACATAAAGCATGGAAAGTTTGACTTCCTATCAAGCATGGAATACTGAAACTGGCAGGCTCATCTAAGTTGAGAGGTAGCTTATTTGAACGAGTGCACTACATTCCTTAGTAAGAGTAACCAGTTCTGGCTCGTTAATGTTTCGCTTCTTTGCGAGCTGGTCCTTAAAGAACTGTGTATACATCGGCACCTGTAAGACACCATCAAGGATGGGGGTGGTAATCTGCATATCTGTCATCATATCCAGAAACTTTGCAATCTGCTTGTCTTCAGTTGACTTCACAAACCGTTCTGGAAATGGCAGCTTCGGGTTGACAGGTGAAGCAGATTGATGATGGATCATTAGGAGCAATAGCTGCTGGTGTAGAAGAACTAGGCTGTGCAGCAGAAGTAGTGGACTGTTGAGGTCCCTGCGGAGAAGGTATTGGGCCGGCTAGGGTAGAAGGCAGGTGGTACATACAACGCTGGCATTGGGGAAGAGGATCGGTTGTAGTCTTACCACTCCGACTAGTAAAGGCTCCACGTGGGTGAACTTCAGGTTGAGGTGGAAGTCTCCCTTGTAGATGGTTGTGAGGCTACCATACGAGTGGTCAATGTTTGCATAGAAGAATCCTTACACCCAATATTGTCACTCCTTTTAGAATACCTGTCTACACCTACATCAGCAAGATGTAGTTTTATTAAGTCGGCTTCCATTCCTTATTCGGAAGGCGTTGGATACTTGATATACGCTATGCTATGTACTCGGCCCACCATTGCGCATGCTGTTTTAGGAAGCATATTTTGATCCTTATTCAGGGAAAGCTCATATCCATCAAAAACCAATCGAAGTCCAGCTTTATCCCGAGCATCCGTTGTTTGCCCCGATTGAAGATCCGACACGACACCCTCTCTTCCATCTCCGGCTTCCTAACCAGATCCGTTTACCCCTGCTTGAAAAAGTGTTTCCATTCGTAGTTCGGGGTTTCCTAGTCCCAGGTTTATTCGTAACCGGCTCCCTATCCAGGTCTTCCTCCTCAACAGCTATCTTTGTTTGACGGTGTTCGTTGCCAATGCAATAGTAATATATGCTTGCTTTCTTCCTGTTCGCATATCCATATCGAAAACTCTTCTTTCGTAGGCACATTTACTTCAATTCAACTACTTCATTGATTCATCAATTTGAGGAAATTCAAAAATACCTTGCTCGCCTTCGCAACTGCCTTCTTTTCTGTGCCTTCCTAGTTTGCCAACCCTATGTTTGATTGCGAGTTCCGGCGGGGTGAGTACCTGGACGGACAAGGGGTTCCTTTTCGATTTCCATTTTAGAGCTTCTCTCTAGTTCGAATATATAGAACTTCCTTCTTAGAAATGGAATACCTTCACCTTAGAAGGGTGTTCTTCCTACTAGTGAAACCAGATCTGCCTTTTTCGGCTAAGCCGATTCCAATGATCGGACGGACAATACTTGCTTAAACCTAGCACCCTGTTGCCTTGCTTTTCCTCCAGCCGTACCTGCCTCGCCGCTCGTGATACCCAGGAAGGGCATCCCTCACTTCCCAGATCGTCTCGCACTTCTTTTGTCACTGGCACACACGCTCTCGTGGGTCTATCACTGAGAAATCCCTTTTCGCCGGGCGGTGCGGTAAGTAAGACTAGTCGATGGACAACTGCTGACTGAATAGGGAGAAGATGCATTTTCCTAGGCTCTTTCTACTTTGCTCATTGGGTATAGCCGTCAGTGATCCACAGATACGGCGCTTTTGGATTCCTAAAGGGATAGGATAGTTCTTTCTGGGCTTTAGAGGTCTCCCCTTTAACCTAGTACTCTTAGGAAGGCCGGGTTAACCTTCTACTAGAACTGTTCTATCTACGAAATTGGAAAGTAGGGTCAACTTGCCATAATATATAGCCCAACTTGATCCGTCTTAGAGTAGCCGCCTATGGAACCGCCCCCGAGTCAACAATGCACCCGATCGCGAGCCTTATATGAGTTTCATAGTCAGCCTGCTCTTTCAAGAACGTGCCTTCTAAACTCGTTGTTCCGCTTGCAGATTGGAGTTTCCTACTGACTATCCGGGTTCTTGATACCGCCGGCCGGGAATAAGTACCTATCCCTTACGGGAATCGAACCCGTGTCTTCGACATGAAAAGACGATGTCCTAACCTCTGGACGAAAGGGACCAAAAAGCTATTTTTCATATACTTAAGAGAAGAGAAGTGGTTCCTTTTCTTTCTATACGAAATACTTGATGCACTTATTGAATGGAAACTTGAATTGAGAGAAAAGGTGTGCTACGCTTCTTCATTCTCGTAACTCAATCAATATCAAGAACATAAAGAGTTTGTATAGAGATGGATTTCTCTTCAGTTCCAAGACTTTTTTTTGAATGGCTCGTGTTGCGCTAGTGACACGAGGGTAAAACGCTCGAGTTGGCTTGCTGACTCGAGGAGGGAAAGGCTCCATTTGCTTTAGTGAATGGAGGAAGAAACAACCATAGTAACTATCTATGAAATTGATTGATGGATATGAGAGTGGTGCAAGACCGGGACAGAGGAACCATAGGAATGTTATGTCAGGTTCCTTGCTCACTTCTCAAGCCCAATATCATTCCTCCAACTCGGACTTTCATGCTAGAATTAAGAACCCCCCTAAACAATGACAGCGTACCGAGCGGGCCCTACGTCTATCGGGGAGCTCAAATCCTCACTAGAGTGAGGCACGTCTCGATCAATACATCTCGAATCTAAAGATAGAATGTTATTGTTATGCTGTCCCCACTCTGGAGTATGATTGACCATATCATCCAGCGAGTGGTCTTAAGCGCTCAGTGCATCCATACTGAACTCGAATGTGCGCGCTTCGGAAGAGAAAGTAATGCGAACTACTAACTGTTATGCCGGCTTGGCCCGATCAAGACTTCTATCCCTCAGAAACTGTCTCGCGTCTTATCCGTGTGCGCGGTTGAGGAAATTGGACTTCGTATTCTTCCTGGGTCTGGCTCGGCTGGAATCTACAATCTACACCTCTCCAAACACAATATCTTGAGTACCCGGAGAAGTTCTCTTTGTCTTCGAGCTTTTATTCCTCAATCCACTTATTCGTTCCCTTCTTTCATATACCTCCCCACCAATAGATAGAGACAAATGGGAATAACCGAACCACGTCTACAAAATGCCAGTACCATGCAGCTGCTTCAAAGCCAACGTGATGCTTCTTGGTCATCTGACCAAGATATTGGCGAATACCACATACGATCAAGAAAAGAGTACCTATAATCACATGAAAACCATGAAAGCCAGTTGCTAAGAAAAAGGTAGAACCATAAATACTATCCGAAATAGTGGAGGGTGCTTGGTAATATTCCATTCCTTGAAAGCCAGTGGATACTAGAGCCAGTGAAACGGTTGCTACTAAAGCGTAAACTGCTCGTTTTTCCTTCCCCGCGAGTATAGCATGATGAGCCCAAGTTACGGCAGCTCCGGATGAAGGGAGAATAGGGGTATTAAGAAGAGGGATTTCCCAAGGATCTAAAACCCCAATCCCTTTTGGGGGCCAAATACCTCCGATCTCTACCGTAGGTGCCAAAGAAGAATGAGAAGAAGCCCAAAAAAAAGCAAAAAGGAACATAACCTCCGAGACTATGAAGAGAATAGAACCATATCGAGGTCCTAATTGTACAGCTTTTGTATGATGCCCTTCCAACGTGGATTCACGTAGAACATCCCGCCACCATACGAACATGGTATAAAGGATAAATATTAGGCCCAAACTGAGAAGTGTTGCACCCCCTTGAAATGAGTGCATGTACATCACACCTCCTACGGTGGTTGCCAAAGCTCCGAGTGAACCCGAAATAGGCCATGGACTTGGATCTACCAAATGATAAGAATGCCTCTGAGATTCAATCATAAACCACTTTGCCCCGGTTGTATGTAAACCCCCCTTCACCCCCATCCCCTAAAGTGGTAAAGAAGGAGGCTCTTTTTTGTCTCATTAGGACAAACAAATAGGAAGGGATAGTTCTTTCATTGCATTGATAGAAGTGAGACTATCAAAAGATCTCTCTATTATTTAGAGAAAAGAGTTGGCGTGGGTTCTACCAACGAAACGAAGAAGTTTTTGATTGGTCTTTATCATTCGGAACCCTCTCCGTATTAGTAAGAAAAACACACCCAGACTCTGACTTCAATGGTGGGAACAACCTCAGCACTCCGGCGTGAACATGAACAATCATTCTATGCAAAATTTCATGTATGATAGTGGTCGATCCCTCGGGAGTGACATTCGTTACTTTGGATTTTGTTCACGCGGTGATCTTCTCTCTTTCCAAGAGTACTACCCTTTACGTAGTCTATGTCTGGGGAGACAGGTGCGGTAGAGAGGTCCCCCACTTCGATTCCTGTCCCGTTAGCATCTCCGATCCGAGAGTTGGGATGACTCCGTTAGTTTCGGTCGGGAGCCGGACGGTAATGGACCTACAACCCTTGCTTGTGGACTAGCTGCAGAGCTAACCTTTGTTCTATTGGTTTGGTGGTTGCTACCAAGACGATTTCTTTATGCCCATCAAAGAACCTCGAGATGCTAATCCACGAAAAACGATACGATAAATGCGAAAGAACTCAACTGCGGAACGAGGGCGACCCGTGAAAATACCTCGGTTTCTTACTCGTGCCATTGAACTCTTTCTTGGCAACTTGGACAACTTATAACGATGTTTGTCCCGCATATCAGACGGAAGATCGGGTTACAAAATTAGAAAGCTTTCGTCTCAATTCATATTTAGCCGCGAGCAATCTACGTTTGTGATCTCGTATATTTCGTCGCTTCTCCGGCATCTTACTTAGTTTCCCCCTCATCTTTTAGCAAAAAGCCGCTCCACAGTAGTAAAGTCTCATCTTTTGTATTGGCCGAAGTGACAATAGTCACATTGAACCCTCGAATATGCTCGAAGATCTCGAAATGATCTTCCAGTTCCGGGGAGAATTCGCAAAACTCCGTTTCCATAAAGAATTTGATGGAGTTTTCCCGTATTTCGACCGGAGAATCCAACATAGACATTACTGTAAAGATTCTGACCAAAAAATGGTACATTCCATGCCCTCGGAGAACGCTTTGTCGTGCAAAGTCACTGACATATCCAGTGTCTTTTTCGGACCCCAAGAATGGATTGGATCGAAACGACTTTCCTGCTTGAAAATAGGGGCCCCTTTGTGTCTGTATGAATCTCTGACCGCACAAAATCTCCATAGCCAATTTTCCAAATTGGATTCTGAAATCAGAGGCAGCTTTTGGTACTAATCTTATTTCAAACAATCCAGGAACTTCCATAACATTGGCGTGATTCAGTTTGAGCAACAGATCCTGACGTAATACATCTTCGTAATGAAAATGGAGTGGAAACATCATGGCTTTTCCGCTTTTTTTGAGAATGAGCACTGTGAACTATCCGCTTCAAAAAGGATAGTTGATCGAACCGAAACCAACGTCAAGTACGAGTTATTAAGCGCCGAATCAAAAAAAGTGTACTTCCTTTACGCTTGATGTAGGATTTACCTATTAATATGAAGTTCACTCTTCTGCTGACTTGAGTCCAGAAGGGAAGCGACTGATTTCCAATTCTTCTTTGCTAGCGCTTGACTCCTGTGGAATTCCATTAACAAGCTTAAAAGAAAGCCTTTTATTTGGTTTTTGAGATACTAGTTATTTATAGGTTAAGTTCGATATTTCACTCCGTGGGCCGGCTAATTAATTCAAGTAATTCCTGGAGGGGAATCAATCGAAGAGATTGCCTGCCCATGCTACAATTCCTTACTCAAAAGGACTAGAGTGCTAAGCAGCCTTCCCGGCACCACCACTATAATGAATGGCTCAAACAAATAGGAGATGAGAATCTAATTGATCCTTTCTAGAATAGAATATAAAGAGAAGCTTGTTCTGCCCATCTATCTAGAGAATGAAAAGGAACTAATGCCACTGATAGGAAATCCATAGACCGTACGCCCACTTACCACTCTACCACTTCAATTCAATGACGGACTTCACCGATACCGATACCAAACCTAGCTTGAGAGAGATCGATCACAGGCATGTGGTGAACGATACCGAGAGAAAGAGCACTGAAATGAACCATATCGAGCACAGGTCTCACTCTACAAGTCAAGTTCGATGAGCTCTTAGCGGACCTGTGCCTACTATCTACTAAGTGTGTGCTAGGGAAAGAAAGCAAGCTGAGCAGTTCTCACTCTGTCCGGTGACCAAGAAAGCTTAAAGAATACCGTAAAGTGATCACTGAAACCTCATACCGATTCGCCACGTGAAAGCGGGGTTAAGGTAAGGCAGGAAAGACTGGCGCCGAAAGATATATATGTTTTGAAGAGAGAGATCCGCAGGCAAAAATATTGAAGGAAGGACTGACTGAAGGAAAGACCGTAGCAAAAGCCGAAGAAGATGCGAATCAGGAAAAGGGAGACGAGTTCCAGTTGTTAGAAAGACCAGTGCCCGGAAAAGCAAGTCGGAAGGGGATCCGGATGTTCAGTGCTTAAAGAAAAAAGATAGGTGTTGCTCTGTTGTTTGCTTTGAGGTTTCCCCTAGTTGGGGAGACCGAGAAGAAAACCAGTAGGAAGGCGATCCGAAGTCTAGTGTGAAAAGAGATAGTTGCCCGCCTCTTGATGGAGAATTGAAAACATCCCAACGTATCTTTCACTAATTAAGTAGTAGTGAGGCGTCGGTACGTCAGCTGGAGAAGAATGCTTGCTTTTCGTATCACTGGTGTAGTGATTGACACGGTCTTCGCATATTGAACAACCTAAGAGTGGAAACACCTTAATCGCTTCTCCAAGCTTATCTATATATATTTCTCGATGGAAGCAGAAGGAAAGGCTTAAAGAAGGTGACAAGAAGAGAAACTTATTAGTTCGTCGTAGCCAACTTATCATTCCAATGAGAGGTCGAAGTACGATAGAAGTTATTGATACCGATTTAGGCGAGCAGCATAGCCTGGCAGAGCCAGAGGAAGAAGTCCGTCTTGTTAGCGAGTTAGCGAGTAGTTTCCTTTAGACGATTTCCGCGAGCATACTAGCTTTTCACGAACGCAGAGGAGAAAGAAAACCAACAACCAATAGGGTGAGGCAACTAACTACCAATCCTTTTATTGAATAGCCGCGGCGTGGGTAAACATAAAGAAGCCACAGAAGAAATCAAGCCAAAGGCTTCTCACTTTCTAAAGTAGTAAAAAGTGGATCCCCGCTTCGAGGCGCTTGGCGTAGATCTTTGAAAATCGTCAATCGGGTGAGCCAGCTATTATTGAGGGAGGCCAGGTCTACATACGTAATATCAAGTTGCTCTAGTTGCGTGTCTTTCGTACGGAAAGATGGGTGTTTTTATCCAAGCAAGGGAATAGAATAGGTAACAACCCCCCCCTCACATCAAGCCTGTACGCTAGCTACCAACATATACTATGGAGTCCATGGCTACCTCCGCGGATGGAAGACCGTAGATTTTTCACTTTCGCTGAAGAGTTGAACTCTGACTGAAAGGACTTGACACATTGCCAAGGCGATTTTATTAGCCAGCTGTGGGATAGAGATCTGCGGTAAACGAGCGATAGCCTCTAAAGAGTGCCGAAATAGGATTGGTTCCTTTTTCTAAAGATCCGAGACTGGTGAACGTATTGCATAATTTAAAGAAGCCCATTTCATTAGAGGGAGGGAGCCCTTCCTACCTTTCTTTATTTAAGTGCTAGTGTCAAATGAGACAGTTGCCCGCCTTGGAGGGGTTGTAGCGAAAGCTCCGAAGTCCACTTCTTTACCAACTTGAATTCATAAGGAGACCGAACTCTATTCATGCTCAAGTGAACCACGGGTGATGATATTCCGCTGTTCTGAAATCAAATAGGAAACGGATGGCGCTTGAGTTTTTGATCTCGCAAGCAAGGAAATCTATCTTTATTCCGTGGGTCAGGGAGCCTGTTATGAGTTGGCTTTGGGACAAGCCCTGTTTCTTTAGACGAATCTGCCCTAGAACTCACTTTTGAAACCCGTTGAAGGAAATCCCGATAAAGAGAGGGAATGTGCTATAAAGCTTCCATTTTTCTTCTACACATTATACGTTACTCATTGGGTTGATAACAGAGGATAGATCGCGTCAATTCACTAAAGAAAAACTGCTTTTCCTGAGATTTCTGGCCCGATACCTTCCTGCCGATCCGGAACGGCGGATTCAGCTTCAATCCGAGGGCTTCCTGTGGCTGTTTCTGATTGACATGCCTGTTTCAAAGTGCAGTTCTCCAGGTCACAAGAGATAGAGATAGAAATGATCCCTGGCCGAGTCTAAGATCTTGGGTTGTTGGGATAGGATTGCTTGATTCCAGTTGTGAGTGGTTGATCAATCTTTTCTTTGACTGGTCTGCCGGATCACTTCCACTGAGTCCTGAAACCTTTACTTAGAACTTATATGTAAATTCTGCCACTGATCCCCATTTCTACAGCTTGCTTTTAGTTGACGGTTAGGTTAGTTCGTCTACCCACACTGGACTGGCATCAACAACGACTACTCGAACTAGTCGTCCATCAACAACAACAACTACTCGGATTAGTAACATTCCTCAGAAATAACATATATCGAAGTCGAAGGAAGAGCGGAAACCTGCTTCCCCAGAAACACAGCTGTGCTTCACTTCCTTGCCCAGAGACCAGAATATGGATTTGGAAAATGAACTTGCTCTTGATCCTCGGTCGATGGTTGATAGCTAGGCTTTC includes:
- the rpl5 gene encoding rpl5, which produces MMFPLHFHYEDVLRQDLLLKLNHANVMEVPGLFEIRLVPKAASDFRIQFGKLAMEILCGQRFIQTQRGPYFQAGKSFRSNPFLGSEKDTGYVSDFARQSVLRGHGMYHFLVRIFTVMSMLDSPVEIRENSIKFFMETEFCEFSPELEDHFEIFEHIRGFNVTIVTSANTKDETLLLWSGFLLKDEGETK
- the cox3 gene encoding cox3, coding for MIESQRHSYHLVDPSPWPISGSLGALATTVGGVMYMHSFQGGATLLSLGLIFILYTMFVWWRDVLRESTLEGHHTKAVQLGPRYGSILFIVSEVMFLFAFFWASSHSSLAPTVEIGGIWPPKGIGVLDPWEIPLLNTPILPSSGAAVTWAHHAILAGKEKRAVYALVATVSLALVSTGFQGMEYYQAPSTISDSIYGSTFFLATGFHGFHVIIGTLFLIVCGIRQYLGQMTKKHHVGFEAAAWYWHFVDVVRLFPFVSIYWWGGI